Below is a genomic region from Plasmodium relictum strain SGS1 genome assembly, chromosome: 13.
taatttatggGGAGATGAAAAGCAACATGTTACTCAAGATGATAATGAATCATCATCTGAATGGGAAATAATACCTCAaagtttttaaattttataaaaattattttattaaaaattattttgattctttttaaaatttgttCATGCACATTAgcatttgtatatatatgtttcttattacttttttttttttttcttgtttcatttaaatattaagcAAATGTGTGCTGTTCTTATTCTTAAATAAGATTACACCAGTTCTtgatacattttttttttttttatatttttcgcgtaaattttttttatttggagaatatttttaaataaacctttatattttaaaattttattaaaattgttCTACATTTCTGTTATTtcctttaaaataaaatcaaataaaaaaaaatattaatttacaatttatttttgtaacaCTTTTTTTAATGCATGCAAATAAGTTCTCTATTGTTTAATAAcatttagaaaatataattaaaaaaaaaaaaaaatagaaaaagaaaaggaattttttttttttatttatttatgtaatatGCTTCctcttttatataaattaagatATTTTAGATCTTTAGTAGTTTTTTAATGTTAATTTCTAGCCTTTTCTTAAATAGGTTTTGCTAATTTTCCTATATTTACACAAGTTGCACATGtacattataaatatatatattatgtaattttaagcatttttaatattaagaatttaaaaaaaataatataaaagtaatttttatatatttttattaagaaaatCTGCCTGCATATACATTTTtaccttttttcttttattttatgattCAACTATATTTTTGtgaattttgtaaaaatgtTAATCAAGAATAACTCTTACAATGCTGATAAAACTAatgtagaaaataaaaaaagtaatagtTTAGGAGCTAAAAAAggtttaaaaaaattctcatctttaaattattttaattccAACAAATATGTGTCTAACATTTCAAATGAAGttcaaattaaaaacaatatTATATCCTACTTTCACCATGATACATtgaatatgtaaatataaaaataaaataaaattaatctaaaaatttttctaaaatttaatatttatattttaatatatatatatattttttttttaatcttattTTAATTAGGACATTTTTTgctaaattatataaatatgtacCAAAAATATGTGGTTCTATTGACttgtttttcaaaaaaaatagtgaTGAAAAAGATTTTGCAGATTATTTACGAGtaaaaaacatattaatttaaaaaagaaaaaaaagaaataaaaaaaaatatatatatatatataaatatagatgattaataaataaaaattgatatgaaatagtaatatattttcttatttttaaattaaataaaaaaaaaaaaaaattataataattttttttttttgaatattagACAGATATAATTAGGTCTTTGagaattttttgtatttgtTCCATAATAATATCGTTAACAAATACTTTAATAAATGTGATATTTTTCTCagaaattttctattttaaagataaaagtagtaaaatacaatttttatCAATTGCAAGACTTATATTTTTACCTTGTTGTATTTTCTTCTTATATATAAGCACttatattaaaaagtttttaGATTACTTAGaagtaataatttattttaattaaaaagttagtttataaatttataattttttctatttataaattactATAAATTCATACAAATacatatgtaatttttttgtagaaTATTATATCATGTGTCTTCTCTTTTATGAATATGAGTTATTTTATTACAAATCCTTGTACTAAATTCTTAAATACAGAAATTCTAGATAATTTGTGTGAAttgtaaaaagaaataaaaaaaaaataatatgataCAATGTGAtacaatataatataatatagtataatataatattataataataataataataataataataataataataataataataataatgataatgataataataataataataataataataataataataataatgatagttaatatatagtaaattatatttttgatttatataaattaaaatgataaaatttaatgtaaataaaaatgacaaatatataaaataaagaataattatatgttctaaaatttcttttatcttAACAATTTagataattaaattatttccatttatttttttttttttttttctacaaaGTTCTTATATGTTAGAATTTTCACATATTctagaattatttttattatattttgctTTGGTATTATTTATTCCTATCCGCTCTATTTATTTATGGCCAATTTGTGCAacgtaaaataaaaaaaaaagagaagataatatttttttatatatatatattttatatataaattgattattaatatttcatattattCTATTATTACTAGAGCACCAATAGCATTTAGCATTTCTATATCATTTcataatattaaagaaaaatttatttatagttCGTTCACTCAGAGCTACTTTTCCACTACTTTATCAGTAATTGCACTATTAggtattattatatatatataaattctcataaaatatgtatataacaatttaaataattacacatatattaaattgaaaatatacaaaaattttatttttttgttcattttattttataggGAAGAGAATGTTAGAAAGAAAAACTCGTTtacaatatataaatataaaaaatatagaagagAAAAATGAACTATATAGAAAAGTAGAAACTGTATAAAactcttaaaaatattatatctattttaaaaaaaaaaaattttaaagatataaaaattaaaattttttttttattaggaaAATAATTGTTCTAATGCTTACGATgaagtaaatttttttttaaatgctacaataattaaaattaacaatgtaattaagtttttaatggtaattaaaataaatataaattatactaataattattgtaatattattttattttatttttttctttataattctACAATGTTTTCtatttgtttaattttttgagCTTAACTATTTAGAAATATCAGTTCTTCAAAATTATATTCcctatttaatattttttttaattgtaatatttttagttAAAATCTCAAGATTTGTATGAGATTCTACTGCAAGCAAGAATAGATATAGaaaaatgtattattaaACTTAGCAAAATAGATAATCTATTAACAGTGGATAAAAACGCCTTAATAAGTAAACCAAGAAAAtgtttaatataaaaatataatataatgatTCAATAAAGtttctattttaaatatttaaaaaaaaaaaaaatataacataattcaacgtatttattttaaattttttacttttttttattagctaataaaaaagaagaagataCAAATATAGTAGAAcatctttttaatataatatacacaaaaaaaaataataaaaaaacatcTATGAACACTTATGATTTGCATAAAAAAGtcagtaaaaaaataattaaaaaaagaaaaaagaaaaaataataaaatattattataacaaTATAATCTAGATTTAGGGATAAAAGAAAAGAGTAAACATTTGAAAGGAAATTTGTGtatcattttttacttttttttttaggtaCCATTAAGTATTGAAGAAATaagattaaaatataataatggtTACAAAATCCAAGTTGAAAGTTACGAGGACATAGAGAAATTTGAAGATGctatagaaaatttaaaggatggtgataaaattaatttaataaatgatctttttaaaattgatTTACATGAGAAAACTAAAAAGAATTCTAGGAAGTtgaataaaaagaattataataactatattaaaaagataaaaagaattaattgtTCATTAAATGATACATTTAATGGTATAGGAAAAGATTGGAAtttcaatatatttaatcttcataattcattaaaaagcAATACACTTATAGGggtgaaaaagaaaaaaaaaaggaaaaaaaattaaaataaaaaagataaaatataataaattagataaattctttatatttatgcatttgaaaaatttaatttatatatatgtttatattattttttttttttaggttggattatattttcttaataattatttagaaATATTGAAATGCCCAAATTATTTcgtatataattttttatatgacgTAAAATCGTCTTATTTTTCATCAAATAAATATCATAATTCTTTACATGGTTCTGATGTTTGCCAAAATATGATATGTATactaaataatatgaatatacataaatttcTAGACATGTATAAACAAATAAGTATTGTTATTGCAACTTTATGCCATGATGTTGGTCACCCTGGATTAACAAactcttttttaataaaaataaatcacaGTTTATCCATTCATTATAATGATGTGTCAATATTAGAAAGTTATCATTCTtctttaacttttttttatttaaaaaaatcatgcaataattttttatttaacttaACAAATGATGAATTTGGATTAATTAGACAAACAGTAATTGATTTAATATTAGCAACAGATTTAGCCAATCACTTTgaatttttatctattataaaaataaggaGCAAATTAGAagatttttctattttaggAAATGAAAGTGATAATATCAATTTCCTTAAATTATGTATTAAAGCTTCTGACATAGCTCATACATGCAAACCTTTTAATATTCATTTACTCTTTGTTCTTAATCTAATGTTAGAGTCATATGAGCAaggagaaaaagaaaaaatatttaatataccTTTAATGCCATTTTACGATTTCAATCAGATTGACAAATTTCCTGATTCTCAAGTTGGATTTATTAaggtatatatttaaaaaaaaaattttatcaatttttttttttctgcttAAAtccaaataatataattatttttacgatttaaaaattatatatatatattacttttttattttatagttTATTTGTCAAGACACATTTCTAGAGTTGTTACATATTGAAAATGTAATTAAAActgaaagtaaaaaaaaagaaataaatgaaaataatgatgtGAAAAGTTATTTTGAGTATATCAACAAAGAAGataaagatataataaaaaaagaaaatacaaTTATTGAAGTATTTGTTCATAGTTCTAatagtaaaatatttaatgaaaacaaaaattattcGCAGAATACATGCAGCAACAGTATTAAAAGTAATTCgtttatacaaaaatattgtttaaataatttaaaatataattctaaCAAATGGGAGGTAATATTAtacatgcatatatatatatatatatatatatatgttttttattttattttatttttatttttgcagaatgataaaaatttaatcaaTATTATTAAGTTTTATGCAACTGGAAAAATTAAAGATGAAGATGTATTAAAGATAACTTAagtagatatatatatattttactagaagtaaagatatattacttttttatttatttataaatatatcctTTCACTTGTGgaacattttatttattatttgccCTTGAGTTATTCTGTTggatttttcatttatttttttattatttagaattttttttttatattttttttttacccaTTTATAAGCATTTTACTTATACTTTCAAAGTATTatcttaattaaaaattagcTAAAAGTATATTctcttaaataaattttaattttatatctatTAAAATGTTTAgcatctatatatataaatatatatataaatatatcatttgttaattattaaaaataaaaaaaaaagatatatatgaGAATTATATTACAcaaaataacattttttctttttttttttttgaatgagaaaaaaaaatactttaaatatatatgatattttcttaatttcttttttttttgtccaTTTTACGCttgtaaaataataattcatcTCCTTCAATAATATATCCATCAGCTTTACCACATTGTCCTGGTCTGCTACTAATACAAGCTAAAACTCTTCCTTGTTTAAATTGTTCAAGTAGTACTGGATCAATTTGTTTTGATTttcctatttttttaattattgcataagatttatctttttcattattttttttttcctctttattttcttcatcagtttttttttcttctttgcCTTCTTCTTCTGCTTTtgtcttcttttttttccctAGAGGCACGCCAAATGTATTTTCATACCTATTATTAagaaaatgtatatatacatgtattaataaaatatatatatatatatatttttattttttcagtAGATAATTCCATCTAAATGGATACATAACttcattaaattaatttttaggAATTTATAAgacatatattattttcataattaaaaacaaagataaatataaattatattttttgtattttttttttttttctttattcagTCGGTAATTCCAgctaaatgaatatataatttcctcaaatttatttttaggaatttataaaacatatattcttttcatcattaaaagaaaaaaaaaaaaataaaataaaataacacaAATGCaacattctttttttttttttttaaaataactattttatttacCATGTTGTAAATGGATGAGAATCAATTAAAACAATACAATTTTTTACTAATGTTTTTGTTCTAACAAGTTCATTATTTGATGCATTATAAACAACATCAATAATTCTCGTGATTTTTGATATACCAAAAGATGGCCATGAAAAACTACCTGAATCTAACTTAATTGCACGATACTTATAATTTCTTCCTCTTCCTCTAACTATGTGAACTTGTCTACTTCCTAATTTCGTATTTGAAGGTGGTCTACCTAATTcatattttctcttttttttatgaattttcttttttccaCCGGTTAAGCGAAGCTTGTGTCTTCCATCTCTACTAATACCCAtctaataacaaaaaaaaaaaaaaaaaattataatttatattaaattaatatcacttttttattaattctgaAGAAGTCAGagatattaatataaaatatatttaactttaataaaaaaaatatacactttttttttcttgtttataaaaaatataaatgaaactTTCTCTtgttatgtatatatttaaaaaaaaaaaaaattaatttctatttttatattatcatatttaacatatatattcatatatatgaaaaaaattttatatattatcaaACAATAATtgagaaattataaaaaaataaaaatttccaatgatattaaaaaataacaacaataaattcataaaaacactttaatatataaaaaagaatttacataaaatataataaatacaaaCAAATAAGCATGTGAATATTTTTCTTAgaataacatatatatttatatttaatgtaaagtttttttcttaaaaatatattatttttatctcattttgttttcatataaattaaaaaataatttttcttaccttattaaaaattaaataaatatacttataattctgtttttttaattatttatctaTTGTTTAATtcctttaaattataaataaaatgaactcatgattaaaaataacaattcttttaaaatttcttattttattttttttttttttttaaaaaaaaagaaaaataaaataaaatatatgtatgcaAATAATacttgaaaatattttaaaataaaaaaaaaaaaaatcatgtatgaaaaaataatggaatatatatatatacatttatttatttttttatacatattaaATGTAgaattacaaaataaaaataaaaataatgcacttatttctatataatatgtttttttttgtaatatatttctctgctttttttttaattatatatattatttacataataaaatTGCTTTTTCAAGTAGTAACTTGAGGGggttataaaaaatgttcaATAAAAAACAAGATACATAATAAATGccattatcatttttacaaagaagtaaattaaaaaaaaaaaaaagtcttggaatatataaaatcttttattttcaattttttaatttattataaattgaAAGCAATATACAATTATGTACAAATGATCCTTCCCACAaggtttatttttttacttaattttttatttttttttattttgtgtGAATGAGTATGCAAACAAGAAAAATAGTAGCAATTCATGCtataattagaaaaaaaaaatgaagtaaaaagtaaattttttattttctacataataaaaatgggATAATggtaatattaaataattttatttttctttttatctatttattttaaaatgagTTAAGTATTATAGAtcatttcttaattttttattttttttatttacctaaattttattatatatatgtgttatttaaaagttatttcaattattatttattcattatGCTACATTTTTGAGAATTATTAGTTTTTAGGAATAAGTTTGCTTTTAATatcaaatattaaaaaaaaaaaaaaagagatgagttacaattttttatgagaaaataaaaaaagaaaaaacaactGAAAAAAGTATcttattcatatataaaaaaaaagtgtatttttaaaaactatAATAAGGGCAagagtatatatatatattatatataataaaagcaCATATTTTTAgaaggaaaaataaaaacaaatattaaaaaataaaaaataataaaaaaattatccaAATAgagtaaaatttttaatttttttttaaaattttatttataacttCGGatgataatttatatattttattttttgtttttttatcaCATTTGCGAATTTTTGATATATCTTTAATGACAGTCATATTCCCCACTTTCAATTCTCCTTCTAATTTTTTagcttttttcttttccttttttattttattttttttccttctttCACTTATTTCTTctagcatttttttttctagttCTTTTCCAGCTTGTGTCATTtgctttaaatttttattctttaaagtatttttaaatttattatatgtcCTTCTAATAGGTTTTATTGtgttattatctttattttttgaaaatgttttatcatttttaacatttaaatatattctatttctttcaatcattttatttacttcATTTTGTAGTTCATCACATTCATTAATTTCTAATTGATTAGTATTAACCACTTTTATATCTACATCTTCTGtttctacattttttatgtttGTTATTTCCTGTATATTATTTACGTTGCAATCCATTTTAtcatttacttttatttttattattttgaattaCTCTTTATTTCCAAAATTTTAAGTTATATaacaatttcttttttactttcttttattttttaaataatagaaatgaaaaaaaaaattgggataaaaagaaaattttaacgaaattataaaaaaaaaaaaatatgaaaattgaaaagaaaagaaaaacaacgaataatgaataattataaaaaagtaataaaaaaagaaatattattgacaaaaaaaaaatgtatatatatatgtttttaaaataaatgtaaatcccaaaatcataaatttttgatttattaaaagtgacatttttttagatattaaaatattttatttttttagttttaaatgtaatttattttttattttattatatttcttttatatatttttttcgtttaaaaacgtttttttctttattattttaatatttttttttgaaaaaagttTTCAATTTGTTATGTTTTATAAGATATGTTTTTTGTGAATATGTATGtttctattatatatattttgtaaatatataggctatttaaaaatatttttatctataattataaataaataataaaagatcttttaaatttttaattctttgtttatttaatgaaaaattatttaataaaccGTGTTTTATTATAAGTATCAAtatctatatttatataatatttataagcgaaattttttttttttttaaattgatttttaaaaagtgttgtaaaataatttttaaaatatttttttttttaaaggattttttttatttttgaaaagaaTCTATATTTTGTTTCTAATAATAGAAATTAAAGTtagtattttaatattattttaacattacatataaaatttatcacctatatgtttttttctattatatattttgttttaataatttatgaaaatatataatgctttaaattaatttatatacatttttgaATGAaagaatagaaaaaaattagctTAAAGGAATAATCTTGAGAATATGTTGCTATATGTAAgtaaaca
It encodes:
- a CDS encoding cGMP-specific phosphodiesterase, putative codes for the protein MLIKNNSYNADKTNVENKKSNSLGAKKGLKKFSSLNYFNSNKYVSNISNEVQIKNNIISYFHHDTLNMTFFAKLYKYVPKICGSIDLFFKKNSDEKDFADYLRTDIIRSLRIFCICSIIISLTNTLINVIFFSEIFYFKDKSSKIQFLSIARLIFLPCCIFFLYISTYIKKFLDYLENIISCVFSFMNMSYFITNPCTKFLNTEILDNLCEFSYMLEFSHILELFLLYFALVLFIPIRSIYLWPICATAPIAFSISISFHNIKEKFIYSSFTQSYFSTTLSVIALLGKRMLERKTRLQYINIKNIEEKNELYRKVETENNCSNAYDEVNFFLNATIIKINNVIKFLMLKSQDLYEILLQARIDIEKCIIKLSKIDNLLTVDKNALITNKKEEDTNIVEHLFNIIYTKKNNKKTSMNTYDLHKKVPLSIEEIRLKYNNGYKIQVESYEDIEKFEDAIENLKDGDKINLINDLFKIDLHEKTKKNSRKLNKKNYNNYIKKIKRINCSLNDTFNGIGKDWNFNIFNLHNSLKSNTLIGVGLYFLNNYLEILKCPNYFVYNFLYDVKSSYFSSNKYHNSLHGSDVCQNMICILNNMNIHKFLDMYKQISIVIATLCHDVGHPGLTNSFLIKINHSLSIHYNDVSILESYHSSLTFFYLKKSCNNFLFNLTNDEFGLIRQTVIDLILATDLANHFEFLSIIKIRSKLEDFSILGNESDNINFLKLCIKASDIAHTCKPFNIHLLFVLNLMLESYEQGEKEKIFNIPLMPFYDFNQIDKFPDSQVGFIKFICQDTFLELLHIENVIKTESKKKEINENNDVKSYFEYINKEDKDIIKKENTIIEVFVHSSNSKIFNENKNYSQNTCSNSIKSNSFIQKYCLNNLKYNSNKWENDKNLINIIKFYATGKIKDEDVLKIT
- a CDS encoding 40S ribosomal protein S8e, putative, yielding MGISRDGRHKLRLTGGKKKIHKKKRKYELGRPPSNTKLGSRQVHIVRGRGRNYKYRAIKLDSGSFSWPSFGISKITRIIDVVYNASNNELVRTKTLVKNCIVLIDSHPFTTWYENTFGVPLGKKKKTKAEEEGKEEKKTDEENKEEKKNNEKDKSYAIIKKIGKSKQIDPVLLEQFKQGRVLACISSRPGQCGKADGYIIEGDELLFYKRKMDKKKRN